The sequence TTTTGATTTCGCCAAGTGACAGCGCATGCGCTTCAAGTTGGTGAAAATCCGTATTTCCTAAAACAATCTCGCGGCCGATTCCTTCCTTATAACTTTGATAACGGCTGTCGACAAATTGCTCAAGGACGCGGTCATCTATAAGCTGCTGCGCAACTTTCAAGCCGATTGCAAAACTGTCCATGCCTGCGATGTGGGCGAAAAACAAGTCATCAGCTTCAAATGAACCACGCCGTACTTTCGCGTCAAAGTTCAAGCCGCCTCTGCCAAGCCCGCCGTTTTGCAAAATTTCGTACATCGCTAGCGTTGTCGAATAAAGGTCTGTCGGAAACTCATCTGTATCCCAGCCAAGCAAAGGGTCTCCTTGGTTTGCATCCACTGAACCAAGCATATGATGAATACGGGCATAACGCAGCTCATGCTCAAACGTATGCCCTGCAAGGGTTGCATGGTTTGCTTCAATATTAAATTTAAATGAATCTTGGAGCCCATAATGCTGGAGAAAGGCATATCCTGTAGCCACGTCAAAATCATATTGGTGTGTTGTCGGTTCTTTTGGCTTAGGCTCAATTAAAAACTGGCCATCAAAGCCAATTTCTTTTGCATAATCAACTGCCATATGGAAAAAGCGTCCGAGATTGTCCATTTCAAGCTTTAAGTCCGTATTTAATAATGACTCATAGCCTTCGCGGCCACCCCAGAATACATAATTTTCAGCGCCAAGCTCTTTGCCGATTTCCAAGCCTTTCTTTACTTTTGCAGCGGAGTAGGCGAAGACATCAGCTTCATTGGAAGACGCGGCACCGCCTACAAACCGGGGATGTGTAAAATTATTCGCTGTGTTCCAAAGCAGTTTTGTGTTGCTGTCTTTCATATAGTCCTTTATCATCGCGACGATGACATCTAAATTGGCATACGTTTCTTTCAAAGAACTTCCTTCAGGGGCGATATCGACATCGTGGAAGCAAAAGTATGGGACATTGATTTTTTCGAAGAACTCAAATGCTGCTTCAACACGCGCCTTTGCCAAGTCCATCCCTGTGTACGCATTCCAAGGCCTTATCGCCGTCCCAGCGCCGAACGGGTCTGACAACGCTTCTGTAAATGTGTGCCAGTAGGCAATGCTAAAACGTAAATGTTCGGCCATTGTTTTTCCGTTAACGACCTCATCAGGATTGTAAAATTTAAATGCAAACGGGTTGTCAGACTTAGCGCCTTCATAGGAAATGTTGTTTACAGCAGGAAAATAGCTCATTAGATGACCTTCTTTCATTAGGTTTGTTTATTATTTAAACTAAGTTTAGCCTCTTTTTGTAAGCGGTGTCAATCAGATTATGAAAAAACGTTTAGGCGATTTAGGAAGGGGTAGGAAACCGAAAATGTTTAATATGAAAAGGAGGTGAAAAGAAACTTGCTCATGGAGCAGAAGAAAAACAGCAAAGAAAATGGGAATGCATAGGACGTCTGCATTCCCTCGTAAACTATGTTTTTAGCTCGTTCCTGCCTCGCTCTCCTGTGCGTTGATCCTTTCATTTCAGCACAATTTGGTACCGTTCCATTTTTTCGCTAATGTCTGTAATCGCTTCCCGTAATAGCGGCAAGCAGGAGTCAAAACGCTCCTCATTAAAGCGATAGGCTGGGCCGGATATAGTAATGGAACCAACGATCCGCCCTTCATGGAAAAGCGGCATCGCCAAGGCAATGACATCTTCCGTATATTCGCCATGGCTAATAGCAAACCCGCGTTTGCGAATGGTTGCCAGCTCATTACGCAATTCAATTTCACTTGTCATCGTCCTGTCTGTATAGGCTTTCAAACCTCCCGCAATCACTTCCTCAATTGCCTCGTCAGGCATATACGCCAAGATGCTGCGGTAAGACGCGCCTACATATAAGGGAGCACGGCTGCCAGCAGAAACGGAAAACTTCACTTTATTGGCTGGCTCAACCACTTCAAGCGTAAGCGCTTCTTTGCCGTCCAGAATTGTTAGAAACGTGGACTCGCCTGTTTTTTCCGTTAAACGGGCAAGGCTTGGGCGGATCAATTCTTTTACATTTAACTGGTCGTACATAATCGAACCTAGCTCCCACACGGCAAACCCGAGGCTATATTTCTTTGTCTCTGTATCTTTCGTTAGAAAGTTTTGGGCTTCCAGTGTTTCAAGTATCCGATAAATTTTCGTATGATTGATCCCCGTAGCGTTGGACAGCTCCCTGCCTCCCCAAACAGGCTTTTCTTTCGTAAACATTTTTAAAATCTCCAATGCTTGATGTACAGTTTTTAACACAGCTCCTCCTAGGCCATTGCGGCATACTTAATCATTACTAAGTTTACATCAAAACACTGCGCATGGGTGACTGACGTTTCACTTACTGTTGCAAAAAATCAATCACAGCAGCTACATACACTTTTGCACAAAGGACAACGTCTTCCACTTTTACTTTTTCGTCAAAATTATGGATGCTTGGCAAGTATGCAGGTCCGTATTGGAGAACTGGAATGTGGTGGTCACGGAAGTGGCGAGCATCGCTGCTTGCCCATTGCATCACGCCGTACGCTTCTTCTTTCGTTACATAGGAAATATTATTGATAATGGCTGTGCAAACTGGATCGGTTGCAGGCGTATGGTTGGCATTGCTGCGAAATCCGAATGGCGTAATTGCATAATCAATCCCTAGCTCATCAAGGCGCGCTTCAATGTACGCATACACTTCCTTTTGCGTAATCCCAAACGGCAGGCGGCAGTCAACTTCGACTGTACAGGTATCAGGAATGACATTGGATTTCGTCCCACCATGGATCGTGCCAATATTGACGCTTATTTTTTCGAGAATTTCTTTGTATGGTTCTCGTTCGACTTCGACTTCTTCCATATATTTGCGGGAAACAGCCAGAAGCGGTTTTACTTCCTCAGGGATATCGACGTCGATGTCAAAAACGGTACGGATTGCCGCAATTGCCTTGATTGCATCAGTGATCGCATTTCGGCCGGCAAGAGGGGACAAGCTTCCATGGCCCGCTTCTCCGTAAACATCCAGTTTAAACCAGCAAGAACCTTTCTGGCCAATTGTCGGATGCAAGCGAGAAGAAGGCTCCGCAATTAAGCAACCGTCTCCCTTAATTAAGCCCCTTTCTAGGAGCCAAGGAACTCCGTACTCTCCGCCTGTTTCCTCGTCAGGGACGATTGCAAGCGTGAGCTTCCCAGGCAGTTTCACTCCCATTCGCTTAAGCAAAGCAGTCGCAAATAGCACGCCGCCAAGGCCCGCTTTCATATCGCTAGCGCCGCGTCCTAGTATCCAACCATCTTCGACAATGCCTGAAAAGGGATCGAACGACCACTTATCCCGGTCCCCAGCAGGAACAACGTCCGTATGGCCGCAATAAATTAGCTCTTTTCCCCCTTCCTCGCCAATGCTTGCAATCAAATTGTACATCTGTTCATTCGATTGGTGCCAATTGACATCGATCCCATCTTTGCCTAAATAATCGGCAATGAAGCGGCTTATTTCAGTTGTATCGCCAGGGGGGTTTTCGGTATTGATCTGAATAAGAGAACAGACCAAGTCGATGAGCTCTTGCTTATTTTCTTCTACGGCAACAATTAGTTCGTCTTTTACATTCATTTTACAGCAGCCTCCTTCCCGAGCGTTTGCAAATGCGTCATTTTGCCGTACAGTTTTTCTAACAAGCCAAATTCTTCTTCATTATAAAACTGGCAGTTTCCTTCGCCATACGCTTTCGCCGTTTCAATCGAAAAACGGGCTGCTTGTTCGACATCTTCCAAATGGGTCGCTCCAGTGGCACAGCCAGCAACGGCGGCTTGCGCTGTGATTGCAACGCCAACAACGGGGCTTTGAGTAGCGACAGCCGGCTGCAAAATGCTGTTGATATGGTAAACCCCGTTTCCATAAGGCGTAATATCTTGAGTTGTAATTGGCAACGTAACAGGCAATATTCCCGTTGACTGACTATATAGAAACAGCAAATCTTCGCTTACCCGTAACACGTACCCTTCTTTTACAGTCGGCGTTACCGCAATGCCTTTATGGTTTGTAATTTGGTTTCCTTTCGTCGTGTCAATTGACAAAATCGCTTCCATCGCTGGATCGACTTCATAGTGATTCATAGTCAAGATATCCACTGGCGAACCCATAAACGGAACTGGATCATGGGGTTGTGTTGGCGCATTGGCGCAAATATGCGTGGTCAAGATAACGTCCCCTTCCAAAAAGTCGCCTCTCTCTTGCATGTCTAGAAGCTTCGCCGCTGCTGACATCGCTGCAAGAGCGCCGTCCCCATCGGAGACAAAGCCTGTCCGTTCTGGACGGGCTCCAATTCCGCCAAGCCTTCCAATGATACCCATGGTTGGCGCTGAACCTCCTGCTGAGCGACCGTTCCTTCCACGAACATGGACTTTAACAAAGTCTGTTGAGCCCTTTTCCCCATCGACGCGTGAAATGTCGACATCTGCATGAGGCGAAACCTCCTTTAAATAAGCAGCGACCTTCTCTCCTGATACACGCGGGTCGTCCATAATGGTATACAAACGCAAAACATGATTTAATGGCATATTGCTTCCTCCTCGGTGTCGTTCATCAAATGGCAAGCGACTTGCTGGCCATTCGTTTGTTTAATGAGCGTAGGAACCACTTCCTGGCAAGACGGCATCGCCTCTGGGCAACGCTTGTGGAAGGGGCATCCTGGCGGCGGATTGACCGGGCTAGGCACATCGCCTGATAAAATCGTTCTCTGTTTTTGTTCAAATGGGCTTTCTTTCGGTACAGCTGACAACAGCGCTTTCGTATAAGGATGTTTCGGGTGATGATAAATTTGTTCATATGTGCCCATTTCCACGATTTTCCCTAAATACATGACAGCAATCCGGTCACACATATAACGGACAACATTCAAATCATGGGAAATAAATACGTATGTCAATTGGAACTCACTTTGCAAATCCTTTAACAAATTAATTACTTGCGCTTGGACAGAGACATCCAAAGCAGAGACCGGCTCATCGCAAATAATAATGTCTGGATGGAGTGCTAATGCCCGGGCAATATTGATTCGTTGTCGTTGCCCGCCTGAAAATTCGTGTGGGTAACGTTTGGCGTGTCCTTCATTCAGCCCGACTGTTTCAAGCAACTCATAAAGCCGCTTTTTTTGGCTATCCCTCGTGCCAACGCCATGGATGACAAGTGGCTCCATGATTAGTTGACCAACCGTTTTACGTGGATCCAGTGAGGCATACGGGTTTTGGAACACCATTTGGATATGTTTACGCACTTTTCGAACTTCAGCTGCTGAAAGGCCAGCTAAATTTTTACCATGAAAGTGAACGGTCCCCTCCGTCGGCCGAATCAGTTGATTGATCAACCTAGCTAGCGTTGATTTGCCGCAGCCAGATTCGCCAACCACACCGAGCGTCTCCCCTTTAAATAGGTCAAAACTAACGCCGTCGACCGCTTTGACCGTTTGCGTTTCCCGCTTCAACAACGATTTTTTGATTGGGAAATGCTTCTTTACCTGTTCGACTTTCAATATCGGTTCAGTCATGCCAACACTCTCTCCTTCCGTTCGAGCGTTTTGTCTTTTGTCTGAAAATGACAAGCGACTTGGTGCCCTTCCTCGGTTTCGATAAGCTCCGGCTTTTTCTCTTGGCACACCGCTTTTGCATAAGGGCAACGGTTTGCAAATGAACAACCTTTCATTTCAGCACGTAAATCAGGAGGCGATCCAGGAATCGGGTGAAGCCGTTCTTGTTGGCTGACTGTTGACAAAATTTGCGAATCAAACAATCCCCATGTATACGGGTGTTGTGGATTGTCATAAAGCGTTTTAGCGGACGCTGTTTCCACCGCGCTTCCAGCATACATGACAATCACTTTGTCGCAGCTTTCCCATACAACGCCTAAGTCGTGCGTGATCATAATAATGGCGGTATTAAATTGCTGCTGCAGCTCTTTCATCAACGTTAAAATTTGCGCTTGCACCGTTACATCGAGAGCCGTTGTCGGCTCATCAGCAATAAGCAATTTCGGGTTGCATGCTAGCGCAATCGCAATCATCACACGCTGGCGCATTCCCCCCGAAAACTCATGTGGATACATCGAAAGCCTTTTTTTCGGCTCTGGAATGCCAACAAGGCGCAACATTTCCTCTGCCCGTTCTTTTGCTTCTTTTTTGCTAAGCCCATTATGAAGGCGAATCACTTCCATAATTTGATCGCCCACCGTAAATACAGGGTTTAAAGACGTCATCGGGTCTTGGAAAATCATTGAAATCTCATTGCCGCGGATGCTGCGCATCCGTTTTTCAGGCAACTTGAGCAAATCTTCGCCGTTGTAACGAATTTCACCTTTTGGATAATCCGCGGGTGGCGATGGCAACAGCCGTAAAAGCGAGGTGGCCGTGACGCTTTTCCCAGAACCCGACTCGCCGACAATGCCGACTGTTTCCCCGCGATGAAGCGTAAAACTAACACCATTTACCGCTTTGACTGTATGGGTGGAAGACCGAAAATGAACATGCAAATTGTCTACTTCCAATAAACGTTCTCGTTTTTCCATGAGCTCCCTCCTATACTTTCATTTTTGGGTCTAGGGCATCACGAAGCCCATCGCCGAACAAGTTAAACCCGAGTACAGTCACTAAAATCGCTAATCCTGAAAACAATGCCATGTGAGGTGACAACACCAGATAGCTTGTGCCATCTTTCAAAATGCTGCCCCAAGATGGCGTAGGCGGCTGCACGCCTAAACCGAGAAAGCTAAGCGCAGCTTCAGAGATAACGGCGCCAGCAATGCTCATTGTTCCATATACAATTAAAGGGGCAAGGCAGTTTGGCAAAATATGCGAAAACATAATTCGGCCATTTTTAGCGCCAAGAGAGCGTGTCACTTCAATAAATTCTTCTTCTTTTACAGATAGGACTTGGCCGCGGATAATCCGGGCAAATCCCGGAACACTGGCAATGCCAATTGCGATGATGACATTGACAAGCCCTTGACCGAGGACGGCCATAAGTGAAATCGCTAGTAAAATAAACGGAAATGCAAATAGGCCGTCCATTGTCCTCATAATGATTGAGTCAAGTTTTCCTCCATAAAAACCAGCAATTAAGCCAAGGAATGTACCGACAAGTGCTCCAAGGACAATGGAACCTAAGCCAACAATGAGGGAAATGCGTGAGCCATAGACGATGCGCGAAAACAAGTCGCGGCCATAATTGTCGGTCCCAAGCAAATGGCCGCCTGACCCTGCTGGTTTAAGCGAATTGGCTGCATCCATCGCATTTGGAGAATGAGTTGCGATCAAAGGAGCAAACACGGCAAGAATGACCATCATGACAATAATCGCCATCCCTATTGCAGCCAGTTTGTTTTTAAGAAGTTTGCGAAAAAATCGGAATTTGTTTCTTTTTTCAAATGAAACATGTTGTTGTTCGATGACAGGCGGCTGTTCCATTAGGACGTTCCTCCTTTTGAGCCATTTAAGTCGACCCTCGGGTTAACGACTTTGTACAATAAATCAACGACTAAATTCACCAATACGAAAATGAGGGCAATAAACAAAACAGACCCTTGAACGACAATAAAATCACGTTTGTCGATCGCATCAACGATCATTCGCCCCATTCCTGGCCACGCATAAATCGTCTCTGTCAACACCGCGCCACCTAATAACATTGACACTTGCATCCCCGTTACAGTCAACAAAGGCGTCAACGCATTTTTAAACGCATGTTTGCTGATGACCCAAAATTCTTTTAAACCTTTTGCCCGCGCCGTTTTAATATAGTCCTGCGCCCCTACTTCAAGCATGCTGGACCGGGTAATGCGGGCAAACTCAGCCATTGGTATCGTCGCGAGTGTCACACTAGGGAGAAGCAAGTATTTGAAGAAATCCCACATGCCGTTGTCAAGCGACCCCATCCCTGTTGCTGGCAACCAGCCGAGCTGGACGCTGAAAAAAAGCACAAACATCACGCCAAGCCAAAAAACAGGCATCGATACACCGACAAGGGAACCGAATGTGACAAGATAATCAATGACAGAATTTCGTTTTGCTGCGGCTATCATTCCAGCCGGCACACCAACTAACAAAGCAATTGTCAGAGCGGAGACGGCGAGCAGCAATGTGTTCGGAAAACGGTCCATGATTAAAGACAAGACTGGTTCGTTATAATAAGCCGATGTGCCAAAATCAAGCTGGAGCAAATCTTTGAAATAGTGGAGAAGCTGCTGAAAAAACGGCTGGTCTAGCCCCAGTTCGACCCTTAATGCTTCCACGTCTTCTACACTTGCTTGTGGACCAAGCATGACGCTTGCCGGATCCCCAGGCAAGAGTCGGGTAATGATAAAAATAACCAATGAAACGACGAATAAAGTTGGAATTAAATCCAACAACCGTTTGCCGACAAATTGAATCATGACGATCCCCCTAGTAAAAATTGAATCATTGATTCGTTATCTGAAATTTAAAGCTGATTATAGCATAACAACGACCTTTGTAAATGGTTAATTTTCTGTATTTCAGAAAGTTTGATTTTCGTCGTCAGGAAATCTGACAGCGAAAAACCCTTTGTTTAATTGGTTTTTCTAATGAAAACCCTTAAAAATAGATGGATAAAATAAAAATCTGAAAAAATAACCATTTACTTTTCAGACTTCTTGCGCTAAAGTGAGCGTAGGAATTTTCAGAATCAATGTTTCACTATTAGAAACACACAAGGGGGATATCAGCAAAATGAAAAAAACAGCACTTCCATTTCTTTTGGCGGCTTCGCTGTTGGCATTAGGTGCTTGTGGCGGAGGGGGAAGCGATACGGCTTCAGAAGGCGATGCTAGCAATGGCGCTGGTGCAAATGCCGATGGCACATTGACAATAGGTCTATCAGCGAACCCGAAAACGTTTGATCCAGTCGATTACTCTGGCCAATATGAAAGTCATATTATTCGTAACGTTGCTGACACGCTCGTCGTCTATAACGAAGATTTAACCGAAATCGTGCCTTCCTTGGCAACTGAATGGGAAGCAGCTGACGACTTGATGAGCTACACCTTTAAGTTGCGCGATGACGTTTACTTCCAACCTGGCGACTACCAAGACGGCCGGAAAATGACAGCGGAAGATGTAAAATATAGTTTGGAACGTTCAGCGAACGAATCGGCTTTAAACCGCCTCCGTATGGTAGAAGAAGTTGAAGTCATTAACGACACAGAAGTCAAGCTTATATTAAACGCACCAAACTCTGCCTTATTGGCTGTTTTAACCGATGCAGGCAATGTGATTGTTCCAAAAGAAGAAGTGGAAGGCCACGGGGATAGCTTTGGCTCACACTTGGTCGGAACAGGCCCTTTTACACTGGAACAATGGCAACAAGACCAAATGGTGAAGCTAGAACGCCATGAAAATTACTGGGGGGAGACACCTAATTTAGCCCAGTTAAACTTTCAAATCATTCCTGACCCGACTATGATGACAAATTCCTTGCGTTCAGGCGATATTGATATCGCCACTGATGTGAAAGGACAAGACCGGGAATTGATTGAACAAGACGGCAACTTAGAACTTTTATCAGTACCTGGGTTGGCAACTACGTACTTGGATTTAAACAACGTCGAAGGACCGACAGCCGACCCGAAAGTACGTGAGGCCATTTATAAAGGCACGAACGTGCAAGAAATGGTAGACGGCGTTTACCAATGGGGTGGAGCAGAAGTTTCCTATTTGCCAATCCCGCGCCAATCATGGGGCTACGATGAAGCGCAAGAAAGCTTAGCGCCTTCCTATGACCCAGAAGCAGCAAAAGAGCTTTTGGCCGAAGCAGGTTATCCTGATGGCTTTGATACCGAAATTTACGTGGCCGAAAGCCGCGTCCCATACGCGACGATCTTCCAAAACCAAATGGCAGAGATCGGCGTTAATGTAACGATCAATACAGTGGAATGGGGCACTTATTCCGACATCGTCTCTAAAGGCCAAGCACCAATGTCAATTGGCGGTTGGACCTGGTATCCTGACCCTGATTTCTATTTGTACCAGCTGTTCCATAGCGACCAAATTGGCGCGCTCGGAAACGGAAAAGGCTACAAAAATGAGGAAGTCGATGCGTTGCTCACAAAAGCGACATCGGAAACAGATGATCAAGAAGAACGTGCCGCTATTTACCAGGAAGCACTTGAACTCATTATGGCCGATGTCCCACGGATCGAACTCGATAATACGGAAACAGCGGCTGGCGTTTCCTCCCGCGTACATGGCTTTCACGTCAGCCCAGACGGTTCTATCCGCATCGTTACGCCTTACGGTACCAATGTCTCTGTTGACTAATGCATTTAGAAGAGAAGCGAACAAACGCGCTTCTCTTCTTTTGTACATATCCCTAAGTAGCCATAACTTTAGAAAGGATGTTCTCTGATGTATACAGCTATTCGTTCTACCCGCGTCTACGATTCCGATTTAGCTGCGTATCAAGCGAAAACGATTCTGCTTCAAGGCACGTCCATTGAGGCATTGCTTCCCTATCACGCATCGCTTCCTGATCACTGCGTTGTTATCGATGTAGGCGATCACTATGTTCTACCAGGATTTATAGATGGATTTAGCCAAATTGGCGCAAAAGAAATCGGTATTCGCTGGGAAGGCGAGGATGGGGCAGAAACCACGCAAAGCGACGATTTGGCTCCTTATCGAATCATCGACAGCATTTATCCTTTCGACGCTGCATTTAAAGAAGCGCTTGCCAATGGTGTAACGGTCTCCCACGTCGCTTCCGGACCAGGGAGCGTGATCGGCGCACAAACCGCGATCGTAAAGCATGACGGAGTAACTGTTGATGAGATGGCGATTAAGCCTTCATTTGGCCATGCTTTTTCACTTGGTGACATTCCTAAACGTACCTTTAAACAACAGACAAATAAACCATTAACGAGAATGGGCATTGCCGCTTCCTTGCGCCGTTACTTTGACAAACACGGCGCGCCAGCAAACGTATTTATCCGCGCTTACCGCGGAACTGACATTGACACAGCGTTGCGCCTCCAAGAGGAATATGCATTTACATTGACGCTTGTTCATGGTACAGGCGCCACTGAAAATCAACTGAACGAGTTAAAACAACGGGGGGCATCTCTATTTGCAGGGCCGATGTTCCAAGCGCGGGAGCGTCACGAACAACAAACATTGTGCCCTTCCTTTCATAAAGAAGTTGTTTTATCAGGCATCCCCCATGCGATCATTTCAGACCATCCTACCACTTCTGTGCGTAACTTAAAGTTAGAAGCCGCGCTGGCCGTACGTGAAGGTTTAGACGAAAAACACGCATTAAACGCCCTTACACTTACCACTGCCCAATGCTTAGGGATCTCTGACAGAACTGGATCGATTACAGCAGGAAAGCAAGCTGACATTGCCATTTGGAATGGCGATCCTTTATCGTTAACAAGCTCCGTTACCCACACGTTTGTAAGTGGCAAACTCTGTTATGAAAAGGAGAGTGAACAGCGATGAATACAGTATTTCGCGGCGCAGATTTGTATACAGTCGATGCCGATTTCACGGTTATCCAATCAGGAGATCTTTACGTCGCTAATGGCAAGATTTCAGCAATTGGCCGCCATTTGAATGTTCCAGCTGGCACAAAAGAAGTCGAGGCAAAAGGGATGGTTATGACGCCAGGACTCATTGATATCCACACCCATGTCGGCATCTGGGCTGAAGTGACAGAGGACGTAAACGACGCCAATGAATATTCTGAACCGTTTACCCCTCTCATGGAGGCAACGGACGGCATTCATTTAGACCACTTTTCCTTCCAAGATGCCGTGCGTGGCGGCGTCACCACTGTACAAACAGGGGCTGGAAGCGCCAACCCGATTGGCGGCATTTGGTCGATTTTGAAAACAGCCGGCGGTACATTAGAAGAACGACTCTTAATAAAACGAAGCGGGTTGAAAGGCGCTCTAGGCGAAAACCCAAAAAATGTATTCGGGCAAACATACCGTAAAAAGCCATTCACACGTATGGCAGTTGCTTCGATTATCCGCAATGGCTTCTTGAAAGCTTTGCCTTATCGGCACCTGGCAAAAGAGGAACTCAGTGTTGATTTCCAAGAGCTGTGGCCGTTTATTGAAGTATTAAATGGCAGCATGCCGCTCCGCCTCCACTGCCATCGTGCCGACGACATTGCGACTGCCCTTCGCATTGCCGATGAATTTGGCGTCAAGCTCCATCTCGAGCATGCGACAGAAGGCTATATGATGATTGATGCGATCCAAAAAGCAGGGGTGGCGGTCACACTCGGTCCATTTATGATGTCTGCTTCTAAATATGAATTGC is a genomic window of Shouchella clausii containing:
- the xylA gene encoding xylose isomerase, whose product is MSYFPAVNNISYEGAKSDNPFAFKFYNPDEVVNGKTMAEHLRFSIAYWHTFTEALSDPFGAGTAIRPWNAYTGMDLAKARVEAAFEFFEKINVPYFCFHDVDIAPEGSSLKETYANLDVIVAMIKDYMKDSNTKLLWNTANNFTHPRFVGGAASSNEADVFAYSAAKVKKGLEIGKELGAENYVFWGGREGYESLLNTDLKLEMDNLGRFFHMAVDYAKEIGFDGQFLIEPKPKEPTTHQYDFDVATGYAFLQHYGLQDSFKFNIEANHATLAGHTFEHELRYARIHHMLGSVDANQGDPLLGWDTDEFPTDLYSTTLAMYEILQNGGLGRGGLNFDAKVRRGSFEADDLFFAHIAGMDSFAIGLKVAQQLIDDRVLEQFVDSRYQSYKEGIGREIVLGNTDFHQLEAHALSLGEIKTRSGRVERIKAIINQYLLNAFA
- a CDS encoding IclR family transcriptional regulator, which translates into the protein MLKTVHQALEILKMFTKEKPVWGGRELSNATGINHTKIYRILETLEAQNFLTKDTETKKYSLGFAVWELGSIMYDQLNVKELIRPSLARLTEKTGESTFLTILDGKEALTLEVVEPANKVKFSVSAGSRAPLYVGASYRSILAYMPDEAIEEVIAGGLKAYTDRTMTSEIELRNELATIRKRGFAISHGEYTEDVIALAMPLFHEGRIVGSITISGPAYRFNEERFDSCLPLLREAITDISEKMERYQIVLK
- a CDS encoding M20 family metallopeptidase, translating into MNVKDELIVAVEENKQELIDLVCSLIQINTENPPGDTTEISRFIADYLGKDGIDVNWHQSNEQMYNLIASIGEEGGKELIYCGHTDVVPAGDRDKWSFDPFSGIVEDGWILGRGASDMKAGLGGVLFATALLKRMGVKLPGKLTLAIVPDEETGGEYGVPWLLERGLIKGDGCLIAEPSSRLHPTIGQKGSCWFKLDVYGEAGHGSLSPLAGRNAITDAIKAIAAIRTVFDIDVDIPEEVKPLLAVSRKYMEEVEVEREPYKEILEKISVNIGTIHGGTKSNVIPDTCTVEVDCRLPFGITQKEVYAYIEARLDELGIDYAITPFGFRSNANHTPATDPVCTAIINNISYVTKEEAYGVMQWASSDARHFRDHHIPVLQYGPAYLPSIHNFDEKVKVEDVVLCAKVYVAAVIDFLQQ
- a CDS encoding DUF1177 domain-containing protein → MPLNHVLRLYTIMDDPRVSGEKVAAYLKEVSPHADVDISRVDGEKGSTDFVKVHVRGRNGRSAGGSAPTMGIIGRLGGIGARPERTGFVSDGDGALAAMSAAAKLLDMQERGDFLEGDVILTTHICANAPTQPHDPVPFMGSPVDILTMNHYEVDPAMEAILSIDTTKGNQITNHKGIAVTPTVKEGYVLRVSEDLLFLYSQSTGILPVTLPITTQDITPYGNGVYHINSILQPAVATQSPVVGVAITAQAAVAGCATGATHLEDVEQAARFSIETAKAYGEGNCQFYNEEEFGLLEKLYGKMTHLQTLGKEAAVK
- a CDS encoding ABC transporter ATP-binding protein, producing the protein MTEPILKVEQVKKHFPIKKSLLKRETQTVKAVDGVSFDLFKGETLGVVGESGCGKSTLARLINQLIRPTEGTVHFHGKNLAGLSAAEVRKVRKHIQMVFQNPYASLDPRKTVGQLIMEPLVIHGVGTRDSQKKRLYELLETVGLNEGHAKRYPHEFSGGQRQRINIARALALHPDIIICDEPVSALDVSVQAQVINLLKDLQSEFQLTYVFISHDLNVVRYMCDRIAVMYLGKIVEMGTYEQIYHHPKHPYTKALLSAVPKESPFEQKQRTILSGDVPSPVNPPPGCPFHKRCPEAMPSCQEVVPTLIKQTNGQQVACHLMNDTEEEAICH
- a CDS encoding ABC transporter ATP-binding protein — protein: MEKRERLLEVDNLHVHFRSSTHTVKAVNGVSFTLHRGETVGIVGESGSGKSVTATSLLRLLPSPPADYPKGEIRYNGEDLLKLPEKRMRSIRGNEISMIFQDPMTSLNPVFTVGDQIMEVIRLHNGLSKKEAKERAEEMLRLVGIPEPKKRLSMYPHEFSGGMRQRVMIAIALACNPKLLIADEPTTALDVTVQAQILTLMKELQQQFNTAIIMITHDLGVVWESCDKVIVMYAGSAVETASAKTLYDNPQHPYTWGLFDSQILSTVSQQERLHPIPGSPPDLRAEMKGCSFANRCPYAKAVCQEKKPELIETEEGHQVACHFQTKDKTLERKERVLA
- a CDS encoding ABC transporter permease, which encodes MEQPPVIEQQHVSFEKRNKFRFFRKLLKNKLAAIGMAIIVMMVILAVFAPLIATHSPNAMDAANSLKPAGSGGHLLGTDNYGRDLFSRIVYGSRISLIVGLGSIVLGALVGTFLGLIAGFYGGKLDSIIMRTMDGLFAFPFILLAISLMAVLGQGLVNVIIAIGIASVPGFARIIRGQVLSVKEEEFIEVTRSLGAKNGRIMFSHILPNCLAPLIVYGTMSIAGAVISEAALSFLGLGVQPPTPSWGSILKDGTSYLVLSPHMALFSGLAILVTVLGFNLFGDGLRDALDPKMKV
- a CDS encoding ABC transporter permease; the protein is MIQFVGKRLLDLIPTLFVVSLVIFIITRLLPGDPASVMLGPQASVEDVEALRVELGLDQPFFQQLLHYFKDLLQLDFGTSAYYNEPVLSLIMDRFPNTLLLAVSALTIALLVGVPAGMIAAAKRNSVIDYLVTFGSLVGVSMPVFWLGVMFVLFFSVQLGWLPATGMGSLDNGMWDFFKYLLLPSVTLATIPMAEFARITRSSMLEVGAQDYIKTARAKGLKEFWVISKHAFKNALTPLLTVTGMQVSMLLGGAVLTETIYAWPGMGRMIVDAIDKRDFIVVQGSVLFIALIFVLVNLVVDLLYKVVNPRVDLNGSKGGTS